A section of the Jaculus jaculus isolate mJacJac1 chromosome 6, mJacJac1.mat.Y.cur, whole genome shotgun sequence genome encodes:
- the LOC101597884 gene encoding T-cell-specific guanine nucleotide triphosphate-binding protein 2-like has translation MGQIFSTPQPKDHDLASSFENFFKTFKMESKIISEDNITLIQSHIQKGDIQRTVSLINNVLKEIENAPLSIAVTGESGAGKSSFINALRGTGHEEPDAAEVGVVETTMHRKSYEHPKFPNVKIWDLPGIGTSKFIPMNYLKKVNFGEYDFFLIISCTRFTDHDAQLAKAIARMKKNFYFVRTKIDNDLSNSQRSQPKSFNRDKVLEKIRDNCMENLQQAKVDAVQVFLVSSLDVTDFDFSELEDTLLRDLPAQKRHIFMQCLPNVTEVAIERRRDSLKQMIWLESLKSGVSATIPLVGLLSDNDIVKLQQMLAFYRSYFGLDDQSLEEIATDLSVSAWELKQTLKSPHLLSLEKDESMEDKLKGYLEIFFSINGGLIATGLYFTKTYYLHNHFLDVVVQDAKLLLRRKDLLGHCVGSKQGCKNEKAKDLSCG, from the coding sequence ATGGGCCAGATTTTCTCTACACCTCAACCAAAGGACCATGATTTAGCCTCCAGCTTTGAAAACTTTTTCAAAACTTTCAAGATGGAAAGTAAAATCATTTCTGAGGACAACATCACTTTGATCCAGTCACACATACAGAAGGGGGACATTCAGAGGACGGTTTCTCTAATCAATAATGTCCTGAAAGAAATTGAGAACGCACCCCTGAGCATCGCCGTGACAGGGGAGTCAGGGGCAGGCAAGTCCAGTTTCATCAATGCCCTGCGGGGGACCGGGCATGAAGAGCCAGATGCAGCCGAAGTTGGAGTAGTGGAAACAACCATGCATAGAAAGTCATACGAACACCCCAAGTTTCCTAATGTGAAAATTTGGGACTTGCCTGGTATTGGGACTTCTAAATTCATACCAATGAATTATCTAAAGAAAGTGAATTTTGGTGAGTATGACTTTTTCCTTATCATCTCGTGTACACGTTTCACAGATCATGATGCCCAGCTGGCCAAAGCGATTGCAAGAATGAAGAAGAACTTCTATTTTGTTCGAACAAAAATTGATAATGATTTATCCAATTCCCAAAGAAGTCAACCCAAGTCCTTCAACAGGGACAAAGTGCTGGAAAAGATCCGAGATAACTGTATGGAAAACCTACAGCAGGCCAAAGTGGACGCCGTGCAGGTTTTCTTGGTTTCTAGCCTTGACGTGACTGACTTTGACTTTTCAGAGCTGGAGGACACCCTTCTGAGGGACCTGCCAGCCCAGAAGCGCCACATCTTCATGCAGTGCCTGCCTAATGTGACGGAGGTTGCCATTGAGCGTAGGAGAGATTCCCTGAAACAGATGAtctggctggagtccctgaagtCTGGGGTATCAGCCACCATCCCTTTGGTGGGCCTCTTAAGTGACAATGACATAGTAAAACTTCAGCAGATGCTAGCCTTCTACAGGTCTTACTTTGGGCTGGACGATCAATCACTGGAAGAGATCGCCACAGACCTGTCTGTGTCGGCGTGGGAACTCAAGCAGACCCTTAAGTCTCCTCACTTGCTGTCACTCGAGAAAGACGAGTCCATGGAAGACAAATTGAAGGGCTATCTTGAGATATTTTTTTCAATCAATGGAGGATTAATTGCCACAGGCCTTTACTTTACAAAGACTTACTATTTGCACAATCATTTTCTCGACGTTGTGGTCCAGGATGCTAAACTTCTCCTTAGGAGGAAAGATCTTTTAGGACACTGTGTGGGCTCTAAGCAGGGCTGTAAAAATGAGAAAGCAAAGGATCTGTCCTGTGGCTAA
- the LOC123461614 gene encoding cyclin-C-like — MAGNFWQSSHYLQWILDKQDLLKERQKDLKFLSEEEYWKLQIFFTNIIQALGEHLKLRQQVIATATVYFKRFYARYSLKGIDPVLMAPTCVFLASKVEEFGVVSNTRLITAATSVLKTRFSYAFPKEFPYRMNHILECEFYLLELMDCCLIVYHPYRPLLQYVQDMGQEDMLLPLAWRIVSDAYTTDLCLLYPPFMIALACLHVACVIQQKDARQWFAELSVDMEKILEIIRVILKLYELWKNFDERKEMATILSKMPKPKPPPNSEGEQGPNGNQNSSYSQS, encoded by the coding sequence ATGGCCGGAAACTTTTGGCAGAGCTCCCACTATTTGCAGTGGATTTTGGATAAACAAGATCTGTTAAAAGAGCGCCAAAAGGACTTAAAGTTTCTCTCAGAAGAAGAGTATTGgaaattgcaaatattttttacaaacatTATCCAGGCATTGGGTGAACACCTTAAATTAAGACAACAAGTTATTGCTACAGCTACTGTCTATTTCAAGAGATTCTATGCCAGGTATTCCCTGAAAGGTATAGATCCTGTATTAATGGCTCCTACATGTGTGTTTTTGGCATCCAAAGTAGAGGAATTTGGAGTAGTCTCAAATACAAGATTAATCACTGCTGCTACTTCTGTATTAAAAACTAGATTTTCATATGCCTTCCCAAAGGAATTTCCTTATAGAATGAATCATATACTAGAATGTGAATTCTACCTTTTAGAACTAATGGATTGTTGCTTGATAGTGTATCATCCTTATAGACCTTTGCTCCAGTATGTGCAGGACATGGGCCAAGAAGACATGTTGCTTCCCCTTGCATGGAGGATAGTGAGTGATGCCTACACGACGGATCTCTGCCTACTATATCCTCCTTTCATGATAGCTTTAGCTTGCCTGCATGTGGCTTGTGTTATACAGCAGAAGGATGCCAGACAGTGGTTTGCCGAGCTTTCTGTGGATATGGAGAAGATTTTGGAAATAATCAGGGTTATATTAAAACTATATGAGCTGTGGAAGAATTTtgatgagagaaaagagatggCAACTATTCTTAGTAAAATGCCAAAACCAAAACCACCTCCAAACAGTGAAGGAGAGCAGGGTCCAAATGGAAATCAGAACTCTAGCTACAGCCAATCTTAA